The genomic stretch TGTAAACAGTTCTTTAAACACATTTGAGGATTATGTTACTCTCCTGTCTCAGTTAACAGGTAAAAGCATAAGGCACGAAAGCCTTTCACCAGAAGAAGCAGTGACAAGGCTTGTAAAAGAAGGAGAAATAGAACCTGTTGCTTCTTTTAATATTTACGGGCTCTATCTTCCTATAGCCCAAGGACAGTTCTCAAAGGAATCCACCGCCTTAGAACAGCTAATAGGCAAAAAACCCACCTCTTTGGAGGAAGCACTGAAGCAGGCACTAACTACACAGTAAAAAGACAGTTATTTAGCAGCTTCCTTACTGTCTTTAAACAAGCCACCTGTTATGATAGTTGTACTTGGTGACAACTATTTATAACAGATGGCCTTTCTATTTACACATATACTTCTATTTGCTTCAATTACAACTACAAATCAAGCTCTAAAAAACTGTTTCCATATGGTTTCAGGCGAATTGCAGCAAACAGAAAGAACGAATGTGCCTATGGAGAGGCGTTAGAAGTCCTTTTCTCTGAAGATTTTGTGCTATAATATCAAACAGATTGTCTGAGCGTAGCGAGTTATCTGTTTGATATTATGACAAGCACAAAATCTTCAGAGAAATAGGACTTCTTATGCCTCGGAATTGAAACATGAGTTCTTTCTGTTTGCTGTAATTCGCCGTCCCCTTGTTAAAACCCAACCTTTTTACAAAAATTTATCAGCTAAAATTTAAGTAAAACTACCAACTATTCACTACCACCAGCCACTCACTCCGTCACCTCTCTCAATTCACCGGTAACTGAGTCTATAATCAATCCGTAAACCATAACACTTTCCGGTACCAGGGGATGGTTACGGATCAACTCCACCGAATTCTTAACAGATACATCCAAATCCTTAAAGCCTCCCAGCCAGGCTTCAAAGTCAATACCGCAGTATTTAAGCAGATCAATTTGCTTCTGATCGATATTCTTATCTTTCATCTTCTCAAGCATCTTTGTACTGTCCGTATGTCTTGCTCCGCAATCCGTATGACCGATTACCAGAATCTCTTCTACACCTAATTCATAAATTCCTATGAGCAGACTACGCATAGCACTTCCGAACGGATGGGATATCACGCCACCTGCATTCTTAATAATCTTGGCATCCCCGTTTTTTAGTCCAAGCGCAGAAGGCAATAGTTCTGTAAGTCTTGTATCCATACAGGAAACGATGGCAATTTTTTTATTCGGATATTTACTGGTTCTAAATTTTTCATAATCGTTGTTTTGTACAAATTCCTTATTGAATTTAAGAATCTCCTGAATCATGATAGACACACTCCTTATGCATATCGACGAAAACATCCCAGTTATGTAAGCCAAAATACTGACGGCTCTCATAATATAAAATACACTTACTTTTGAACATACACAAGTATTTTATTTCAGAATATGAATTTCATTCACTTTTATGACAATTTATGATAGAATTGGTGCATAAAGGACAGCTCAAATGCAGGGAGCATAAGGCATGTTATGACATAACAACCATGAATCCGGCTATGACTTTCAGGAGGACATATGAAAAGGAACTTATTCATCAGTATACTGTTATTATCCGTGATATTATTAAATTCTTGCAGCTTGCTCCCAACCAATAAGAAACTATTGAATTCCGATGATCCTATAACCATATCTGTTTGGAATTATTATAACGGAACTGTAAAGGTCCGATTTGATGAACTGGTAGCTCAATTCAACGAGACAGTAGGTGCCGAAAAGGGTATAGTAATAGAAGCTCAAAGCTATGGAGATGTAACAGAACTTGCAGATGCTGTGTATGAAGCCTCCAACAACAGCATTGGTGCCTTACCCATGCCGGATATATTTGCCTCCTATGCAGATAATGCTTTTCGAATCAGCGATTCTGCCAGACTGGTGAATCTGTCCGATTATTTTACCAAGGAGGAGTTGTCAGAAATTAAAAAGGAATTCTTATCAGAAGGGATCTGGGGTAAAGAACAGACCT from Anaerocolumna sp. AGMB13020 encodes the following:
- a CDS encoding beta-class carbonic anhydrase, giving the protein MIQEILKFNKEFVQNNDYEKFRTSKYPNKKIAIVSCMDTRLTELLPSALGLKNGDAKIIKNAGGVISHPFGSAMRSLLIGIYELGVEEILVIGHTDCGARHTDSTKMLEKMKDKNIDQKQIDLLKYCGIDFEAWLGGFKDLDVSVKNSVELIRNHPLVPESVMVYGLIIDSVTGELREVTE